The following proteins are co-located in the Piscirickettsia litoralis genome:
- a CDS encoding alpha/beta hydrolase: MEPLANEKISQQLALWPEETLFTDELKQYFDYYRFALTEADDIQVQVSYINVARHRIAVYHLTPKKPIQHVLIMHGYLDHSGIHADLVNDLLSKNCQVSLYDMPGHGLSTGPNADIDDFRCYVEVLGAVLTAFSEKKQLPDAVLAHSTGAAALILALLSGELPRLAAMNIILVAPLVRIANWYRIKLTYHLIRHWLSEVKLGKIDNSADRKFTDFLLADPLRHCVMPIQWLEAAFEYEKSLSQYPPCEKSITVIQGSDDTTVAWSYNLRFLHHKFPQARVYCIEDAKHHVLYEREALRQRAREILYERLGLSKD; encoded by the coding sequence ATGGAGCCATTAGCCAATGAAAAAATCAGCCAGCAACTTGCCTTGTGGCCTGAAGAAACCTTATTTACCGATGAGCTCAAACAATATTTTGATTATTATCGCTTTGCTTTAACTGAAGCTGATGATATTCAGGTTCAAGTGAGTTATATCAATGTCGCTCGGCATCGCATTGCGGTATATCATTTAACCCCTAAAAAGCCAATTCAGCATGTCTTAATTATGCATGGTTATTTGGATCATTCGGGGATTCATGCAGATTTAGTCAATGATTTATTAAGCAAGAACTGTCAGGTGAGCCTTTATGATATGCCAGGACACGGTTTATCAACGGGGCCGAATGCGGATATTGATGACTTTCGTTGTTATGTAGAGGTGCTAGGTGCTGTACTCACAGCATTTAGTGAGAAAAAACAATTGCCTGATGCTGTACTTGCTCACAGTACTGGGGCTGCGGCGTTGATTTTAGCGTTATTATCAGGTGAACTACCCCGCCTGGCAGCAATGAATATTATTCTTGTTGCTCCTTTAGTGCGTATCGCTAACTGGTATCGCATCAAGTTAACTTATCACTTGATACGGCATTGGTTGAGTGAGGTGAAGTTAGGTAAGATTGATAACAGTGCAGATCGTAAGTTTACCGATTTCTTATTGGCGGACCCATTGCGCCATTGTGTGATGCCCATTCAGTGGTTGGAAGCGGCTTTTGAGTATGAGAAAAGCCTCAGCCAATATCCACCCTGCGAAAAAAGTATTACGGTGATTCAAGGCTCGGATGATACGACGGTGGCTTGGTCTTATAATTTACGCTTTTTGCATCATAAGTTTCCTCAAGCACGAGTGTATTGTATAGAAGACGCTAAGCACCATGTGCTCTATGAGCGAGAAGCGCTGCGACAGCGCGCTCGTGAAATTTTATACGAGCGCCTAGGCTTAAGTAAAGACTGA
- a CDS encoding branched-chain amino acid transaminase yields the protein MHSTQWIWHNGQVIAWDKATTHILTHSLHYGSAIFEGIRCYETPKGPALFRLQEHLERFLFSCQALKMPLAYDLNTLAEATIKIVKTNGLKSGYIRPVAYFGYGMNVTPTDIDAECAIACWPGASIVPQGLLDVKTSPVARIHPDTTVSEAKFAGHYLNSNLAALCIRGTRYHEALMLDTTGHVAEGCGQNIFMVKDGILYTPQTGHILAGITRATLLELAESLGFKTREAQLTVEDFYNADEVFFSGTAAEVAPIRSLDDKIIADGSVGPITKKLKEEYLSLVHGHNNHFAHCLTLL from the coding sequence ATGCATTCAACACAGTGGATTTGGCACAACGGCCAGGTCATCGCCTGGGATAAGGCAACCACCCATATCCTCACCCATAGCTTGCACTATGGTTCAGCGATCTTTGAGGGCATTCGCTGCTATGAGACACCCAAAGGTCCGGCACTTTTTCGCTTACAAGAGCACCTGGAGCGTTTTTTATTTTCCTGCCAAGCCTTAAAGATGCCACTGGCCTATGATTTAAATACGCTGGCCGAAGCGACGATTAAAATTGTCAAAACCAATGGCTTAAAATCAGGCTATATCCGTCCTGTAGCCTATTTTGGCTATGGCATGAATGTGACTCCAACCGATATCGATGCAGAATGTGCCATCGCCTGTTGGCCGGGAGCCAGCATTGTGCCGCAAGGCTTACTCGATGTAAAAACCAGCCCAGTCGCTCGTATTCATCCAGATACCACAGTCAGTGAAGCGAAATTTGCCGGACATTATCTAAATAGTAATCTTGCCGCTCTTTGCATCCGTGGCACGCGTTACCATGAAGCCTTAATGCTCGATACCACCGGCCACGTCGCCGAAGGCTGTGGTCAGAATATCTTTATGGTCAAAGATGGCATACTGTATACTCCCCAAACCGGGCATATTCTCGCCGGCATCACTCGCGCCACCTTGCTAGAACTTGCTGAAAGTTTAGGCTTTAAAACCCGCGAGGCTCAATTAACCGTCGAAGACTTTTACAATGCCGATGAAGTCTTTTTCTCAGGGACAGCTGCCGAAGTCGCACCGATACGCTCTCTTGATGATAAAATCATTGCCGATGGCAGCGTAGGCCCCATCACCAAGAAGCTCAAAGAAGAGTACTTAAGTCTTGTTCATGGTCACAATAATCACTTTGCTCATTGCTTGACTCTACTCTAA
- the upp gene encoding uracil phosphoribosyltransferase — MESFATLINHPALAHKVSLLRCIKTDSQLFRSLTAEIAHILAYEASRNFAIKTKTITTPLQKCESECLNHSAPMIIPILRAGLGMVPGVTSLFPKAVIGHIGLKRDEKTLEAHCYYFNLPPQDPDQQILVCDPMLATGHSAAAALTRIKEVGITNIHFLNILSAPEGINHLAKEHPDIKLYTAALDERLNEKGYICPGLGDAGDRLFGTV, encoded by the coding sequence ATGGAATCATTTGCCACACTGATCAACCACCCTGCCCTTGCTCACAAAGTGAGCTTGCTGCGCTGTATAAAAACGGACTCACAACTTTTTCGTAGCCTAACCGCAGAGATTGCTCATATTCTCGCCTATGAAGCCAGTCGGAATTTTGCAATAAAAACAAAAACCATCACCACCCCTTTGCAAAAATGTGAGAGTGAATGCTTAAATCATTCTGCACCGATGATTATTCCCATTTTACGCGCGGGGCTAGGAATGGTCCCGGGAGTTACCAGCTTATTCCCAAAAGCTGTGATTGGTCATATTGGCTTAAAGCGCGATGAAAAGACACTCGAAGCACACTGTTATTATTTTAATCTACCGCCACAGGATCCTGACCAGCAGATCCTCGTCTGTGATCCGATGCTGGCAACCGGCCACTCAGCAGCAGCAGCACTTACACGCATCAAAGAAGTCGGCATTACCAATATCCACTTTCTAAATATCTTATCCGCCCCCGAAGGGATTAATCATTTAGCAAAAGAACACCCTGATATCAAGCTCTATACCGCGGCTTTAGATGAAAGGCTCAACGAAAAAGGCTATATCTGCCCAGGGCTGGGTGATGCCGGTGATCGTTTATTCGGTACAGTATAA
- a CDS encoding Mbeg1-like protein, with amino-acid sequence MQDSSITLYDMALLSNDAYNNQSSTLRAASGNAVWEREDFPGAIDKVKSNGFFAVLYGYHPENQHLPTRLVIAYRGTSSVADALIDMELAAGQAIEQGHDTINFLAEVLNYAKHQNILPKDIYITGHSLGGGLAQWVSMLTVDNHELFNGELNTPTAMRTVAFNPPGMQEINPNGRAPAYTKALNSSVIVASVNLAFWLNPGAFVSLATKAGVDKICEIIDHQLGLKSRQNALKMGQRALIFAWDLMRPDEQGKEDQTEIANCYPHIYNVSARYDMVHCCGIPGGNLISLDIDKMASLPAAHDSKNRLRHEFLDHYFTARLHYLKRGVHSAKMKIMYQHLSKAANDFIYHAEEQQGIPTVKDWENYFSGRKIVPGASLVEINSPEVFKAFYGRELLVYTVTTEHSMVNMLAAIQKSTDLAQVTIGYDTVRTLINFAKKPNVYIHTTARHQTLGRATDKNVVTYEQGYARKPGGHAVPVYPYNQENYQSF; translated from the coding sequence ATGCAAGATAGCAGTATAACACTTTATGATATGGCGCTATTATCCAATGATGCATATAACAACCAAAGTAGTACTTTGAGAGCTGCGAGTGGCAATGCAGTATGGGAAAGGGAAGATTTTCCTGGTGCTATTGATAAAGTGAAATCAAATGGTTTTTTTGCGGTATTGTATGGTTATCATCCAGAAAACCAACATTTGCCAACGCGTTTAGTAATTGCCTATCGCGGTACTTCCAGTGTGGCAGATGCGTTAATTGATATGGAGTTGGCGGCTGGTCAGGCAATAGAGCAAGGGCATGATACGATTAATTTCTTAGCTGAAGTATTAAACTATGCAAAACACCAAAATATTTTACCAAAAGATATTTATATTACTGGGCATTCTTTAGGTGGAGGTTTGGCGCAGTGGGTGTCCATGCTGACTGTTGATAATCACGAGCTATTCAACGGTGAGCTAAATACTCCGACTGCGATGCGAACAGTCGCATTTAACCCACCGGGTATGCAAGAGATTAATCCAAATGGACGAGCACCTGCTTATACAAAAGCACTGAATAGCTCAGTTATTGTAGCAAGCGTTAATCTTGCTTTTTGGCTTAATCCTGGGGCTTTTGTGAGTTTGGCTACGAAAGCTGGAGTAGATAAAATATGTGAGATTATTGATCATCAATTAGGATTGAAAAGCCGCCAAAATGCTTTGAAAATGGGGCAGCGAGCGCTGATATTTGCCTGGGATTTGATGCGGCCGGATGAGCAAGGAAAGGAGGATCAGACAGAGATAGCAAATTGTTATCCACATATTTATAATGTGTCAGCACGTTATGACATGGTGCATTGCTGCGGTATTCCTGGGGGAAACCTGATTAGTTTAGACATTGATAAAATGGCATCGCTGCCTGCTGCGCATGATAGTAAAAACCGGTTGCGGCATGAATTTTTAGATCATTATTTTACTGCGCGCTTGCATTATCTAAAGCGTGGTGTGCATTCGGCAAAAATGAAAATAATGTATCAACATTTGAGTAAGGCAGCGAATGATTTTATTTATCATGCAGAAGAACAACAAGGAATTCCAACCGTGAAAGACTGGGAGAATTACTTTAGTGGCAGGAAAATCGTACCCGGAGCAAGTTTGGTTGAAATTAACTCTCCAGAAGTATTCAAGGCTTTTTATGGGCGAGAGTTGCTTGTTTATACGGTAACGACAGAACATTCTATGGTGAATATGCTTGCAGCTATCCAGAAAAGTACTGACCTTGCGCAGGTTACTATTGGTTATGATACGGTAAGAACATTGATTAACTTTGCTAAAAAACCAAATGTTTATATTCATACGACAGCAAGGCATCAAACCCTGGGCCGGGCAACAGATAAGAATGTAGTGACGTATGAACAAGGTTATGCCAGAAAGCCAGGAGGGCATGCAGTTCCTGTTTACCCTTATAATCAAGAAAACTATCAATCGTTTTAA